GCCGCAGAAGCACTGGGAAACATCGGTGATTTAAGGGCACTGGAGCCCTTGATCAATGCACTTACTGGCAAAAACAAAGATGGAAATAAATATGTAAGGGGAAGAGCAGCAGAAGCGCTTGGTAAAATTGGAGATGAAATGGCAGTTGAACCTTTGATTGCTGCTATGGAAGACCCTTACATTTACGTTAGAATTAAAGCAGAAGAAGCTTTAAATAAGATTGATTCTGCCCGGTGGGTTAAAGAATTTGATGACGGCCAAATTTCATTCAAACACTCAAGCACCTGGAAAATTATACCGCTTTACAACAAGCGAAAAATAGTAAAAGGACATTCTGCAAGGGGGATTACATTTTCAATTAATAAAAACACGGATTTAGGTGATTTAACAGCAAAAGAATTTAGAGACATAATTAAAGATGTTTTTGTGATTCAAAATAACGACATTATTTTTGAAACTGAGTATACAGTAGACAGTGTTGATGTTTACATTATAACTGGAGAAAATACAAGTTTCAAACCAGTGACCAGAATCATGATCGCTGCATTTAAAATAGAAGACTATCTATACTATCTATGGTTTGCTGGGGGAGAGGAAGCTTTCGAAGAAGAGCAGGAAGATATGGAACTGATAATTGAGAGCTTTCAAATTCTTTGAATTTGATGCCTCGAAAACCTACAGTTTTCGACGGCTTTAGAGTGTATATTTACAGTTGATTTCATTAACCTTTTAAATTTCAGTAATTTGATCTGGGGGAAGTTTATTACAGATAAAGTTATAATTTCAACATATAATCGCAAAAAACTTTATTTTGCGGTTGCGGTTAAAGATAAAAAGATAATAAAAACTATTTTACCAAAATCAAGTGAAAAAGAAACCCTGAATGAAATTTCAAGGGAATTTAACTCTTATATTTTATCTGACGAATACAGATCATTTGCAGAAGATATCTGTAACATTTATTATGGTAAACATGTTTCCTTTGGAAATGAAGCTATAAACCTGGATTTAAATGAATTTCAAAAAAGAGTGCTCCTTGAAGTAATGAAAATACCCTATGGAAAAGTTAAAACTTACAAACAGATTTCAAAAGCCATAGATTCAAAAGCATACCGGGCTGTAGGGACAGCAATAGGTAAAAACCCATTACCCTTAATTATTCCATGTCATAGGGTCGTAAGATCCGATTTAAAGGTCGGCGGATTTTTAGGCGGTCCTGAAATGAAAAAAGAGATATTGAAAAATGAGGGAATCTGTATTGTTAATGACAGAGTGAACATAGTTTAGTTTTAAAAGTGAGAATGTATTGAATCTAATTTAAACTTCAAACAACTATTTATGGATTAAAACCATGGATATTTCATCACTATTTCCAGTAACTAAATGGGCTAGATCTTATAATAAAAACTGGCTTAAGTCAGATATTATTGCTGGAATTACTGTTGGTGCTTTTACCATTCCCGTAGCCATGGCTTTTGTTTCTTTAGCAGATCTGCCTCCTGAAATCGGTTTATACTCATCCATGGTCTCTTTACTGGTTTATACAATTTTTGGAACGTCCCGGCACTTATCCGTGGGTCCCACCTCTACCCTTTCTATTTTAGTTGGTTCCACACTCGGTCCTTTGATGATTGTAAATATAAGCCAGTATTTCATGATGGTGTCCCTTGTAGCGGTCATAGTAGGTATTTTGGCACTCATATCATGGGCTTTAAGATTGGGGTTCATAATTAAATTCATCTCCAGAACAGTTTTAACCGGTTTTTTAGCAGGAATAGCATTATTCATTGCATCAGGGCAGCTTCCTAAACTATTTGGAATATATGATGCTTCAGGAAATTTTTTCGAACGCCTATATTACCTTTTTACCAATATTTACCAGGCAAACCTGGCTACCACTGCCATTGGTGTGGGAGGAATTATTTTTTTGTTTTTAGCCACCAGAAAATTCCCTAAACTACCCAATACATTATTTCTGGTTTTAGGATCAATTGTGATTATAACTTTTACTGATCTTGCTTCTTCAGGCGTTAGGATAGTAGGTTCAGTCCCTCAGGGATTGCCCAGTCTTGTAATTCCTGATCCTGTCTTAATAGATGTTAATGTCCT
This portion of the Methanobacterium sp. genome encodes:
- a CDS encoding methylated-DNA--[protein]-cysteine S-methyltransferase yields the protein MIWGKFITDKVIISTYNRKKLYFAVAVKDKKIIKTILPKSSEKETLNEISREFNSYILSDEYRSFAEDICNIYYGKHVSFGNEAINLDLNEFQKRVLLEVMKIPYGKVKTYKQISKAIDSKAYRAVGTAIGKNPLPLIIPCHRVVRSDLKVGGFLGGPEMKKEILKNEGICIVNDRVNIV